The sequence GATAATAAGACAGTAAAAATTTGATGATCCAGATCTTCTGCTGCATCGTCAATATTGCTTTTCCCAGTTGATAAATCGACCACACCAGCTAATTGAATAGTAAACTGGTCTAATGGTATTTGCACGCTCCGATTATTCAATATCTTCGCGCCAGCTTCTCTAAGACCGCTAAATAATGATTCATGTAAAGGATTATCCCAATCATGATTTCCTGAAACATAGAATACGTGAGAGTTGCCGGCTGATAACTGGTTAACAAAAGAGAGAACATCTTTGATATTATCTGTACTGCGATCAACAATATCTCCTGTCAGTACTACTATATCTGGAGCAAGTTGCGCCACTTTCTCCAGTAAGACTTGATTCCCCTCACCAAATTGTTTATTATGCAAGTCTGATATCTGCAATATCTGTAAGGACTGGTTTCGATCCAATTTTTCATTTGACAATTCTATTTTAGCTAACTTCAATACATTTGTGTCATAATAGACTTTACAACCAACTACGATCGCCAACATACAGCCAGTTATAATCAATAAAATCACATGCATTTTTCTGTTTTTCATTCCTTCTACTCCAGACATATTTGTTTTGCACTCACTTGATACCTATAGATAGAAAAACCTCTTAAGCATCCTATGAAACGCTTAAGAGGTTTTTGGTTTATACGATAGGAGCGTATAAACATTAATGAACAAGCTCTGCACAAAGAAAATTTAGAGCGTATCAACTATGAAAAACTACGGCATTCGCTAAAATGCGAAGCGAATGCCGAGTTTATTGATTAATTCCAGATTTCTTTAGTCACTTCTACGATATATTTCAGCTTGTTCCATTGATCTTCTTCTGTCAGTTTATTACCATGGTGAGTTGATGCAAATCCACATTGAGGACTTAAACAAATCTGTTCAAGCGGTACATATTTTGCAGCTTCCCCTACTCTTGCTTTGATTTGTTCTTTATCTTCTAAATCACCAGTTTTTGAAGTGAATAAGCCTAGTACTACCCGCGCACCACCATCTGGAATATAGTCAAGCGGCTTGAACCCACCAGAACGTTCATCATCATATTCCAAGAAAAAGCCATCGACTTTTTCTTTTGCAAACAATGTCGGTGCAATAAGATCGTAACTGCCGGAGAACGCCCAATTGGAACGGTAATTTCCACGGCATAAATGAGTGGTTACAACCAGATCTTCCGGTTTATCTTCTAACACACCATTTACTACTCGTAAAGCTAAATCAATTAAATAATCTCTGTCATACGCCCCATCATTAAATGGAATATCTGGTGAAGATAGTCCAGCAATATATACATCATCAAATTGCAAGTAGCGTACACCTAAATCATAAAAAGCTTTTATGGCATCACGGTATGCCTGAATTATGTCACTTGCAAAATCTTCAATGTCCGGATAAATCGTTTCGTTTCGAATTCCGATATTAAACAATTGATTTGGACTTGGTATCGTTTGTTTCGCAACAGCACGACCATTGACGATTTCATTAAATTCTTTAAAATCTTGTAAGAATGGATGATCCTGATTAAAGGATATCTTTCCATTGTTTCGTATATTGTAACGTTCAGTTTCTTCATTTCCGTTAAATATGTAACCTACTTCTGGTACATATCCTTCGATTCCATTCAAATGTTCTAAGAAATCTGTATGCCAAAAACGACGGCGAAACTCTCCATCGGATACTAATTCCAAACCAACCTCAATTTGTTTATCTACTATGTGTGCAATTTCTTTGTTCTCTAATTCTCGTAATTGTAACGCACTGATATTTCCATCCTGAAATGATTTTCTTGCCGTCAATAAACTTTCTGGACGTAGTAAACTCCCTACATGATCTGCTCGAAATGGTGCTGTTACTGTTTTTGTAGCCATTGATTAATCCTCTCCTTCAGTTAATTGTTTGCAATAATTCTTATCCAGTAAAAAAAGACCCCCTATATAAGAAGAAGGTCTTTAACATTTAAAAACTTATTCCTCTTATCTGTTGGAATTAGCACCATGTCTTCGAATAGACTGGTTGCTGAGACATCATTAGGCCAAATCCCTCCGCCTCTCTGGATAAGAAATTATATGAAATTATTACCATAAACACATATTACTACATAACAAAGATGGGATCAACCCATATTTGTTAAAAAATTTCAAAAAGTCTTACAATTCGTTCTGCTAACCGTATAATCTTACTTCTAAAAAGCAATGCTAGATAAATGGTTATCTGATTAAGAAAAAACAATCAATACTTAAAACTGAAAGGACGGTGGCAATTATTAAGCCATCTATTCCTCTTCCTTATCCATTAAATAGCATTAAAAAGCGATTACAAAACAAAAAAAGCTATTACGTAATTAAAGATCAATTGTCAGAAGATGAACATGAACTAATGAGTCAGATTCTATGTGAAACGAGACATGGTAATCGAAATAATATCACACGTACAGATGCTTATCTTCGTTTTTATCTGCAATTTCCCGAAATTGAATGGAGCTTTTTAGCACATATGGTTTCGAGAAATGCTGGCTGGAATATGACAGATCTGAAAGGAGGTCTCTTACCAAAACTGTTAACAAATGAACAGCAGCAGTATTTTTTTCATTTCTTAGAACGAAGCAATTGGCTAATATTTCAAGATGCATATCCGCAGCTGCGCTTATATGAAGCAAGTATTCGACTTGGTAAGAATATGTTTTATTTACTGCCATTATTCGGGGTTTCCTACTTTATGAAAGTGATATGGGATTATTTTTATGAGGATAGACAACGATCTCTGATTACCACTGCCCTGATTATCAATGAACAAAATTACATTGAAAATCGTGTCATTCATAATCCGCAATATGCCAAAACAAATATGGAGGCACTGGAATTTATCGGTCAACAAATGATGCAAATGAACCAAATAATGTTTCCTTTTAAGGAAGAGAGCAGGGTCCGGTTAGTGGGGTTAAATGTCTATCATTTCGAGTCATTAACGAAGCGAATCAACATCGGAAAACAACTTTATCAAGTGTTATTTCATCCAAACTATTATCCAGCCATCTATCAATTCGCCCTTACCACTCGCCATTCTGGGTCAAGACAAGATTATTGGCCATCACTCTTTCACGAAACACAGCATGTGCCACTGAAGAGAATCAAGGTGAAAGCTCCAGGAAACTGGTGGCTTAAACCATTATTCAGTCCGAAGTTACGTGATGTCTGGACTGATATTCACCATCCAAATAGCGAAAATGAAGATTGGTATACAGACTGGCGTACGGTATATTTACTAGATAAGATAAATGCCCCTAAAAACCCAGACATCCTAACCGCCTACCATCATACACTGGTGAAACTTCAATTGGCGGTAAAAATTAAAGAATGGATTGGAGAGTAGCATGTATAATCAAGAGAAGATGATAACTCTAGGCAATTTATTAAGGGCTTATTAGAGTTCTAATAATTGCAACAAATGACAAGTAATTTGATTTGATCAAAAAGATTATCCTCTACTATTGCTTGCCATCCTTATAAACGGAGAAGTAATTTCGTGGTGTGAACTAACTTTATTAATAATAGTCTTTATTTTAGTGATGAGGGTCTATTCTGGAATCAGCACGAGCTGAAAGTACACCTTGTGAACCAATCTTTTTCACAGAGTTAGCTTCAGCTGTGCCCCAATGGTACTTATGTTCTTCGGGAAATTTGTTGTATAGGATCCCATACGCTGTTATACGGTGGTGCATAAGAAAGATCCAGATCTTGCAGTTCCTGAACTGTCATTCGATTATATAAAGCAGTAGCAAGCACATCAATCCGCTTATCTGCACCCTTCTTACTAATTACTTGTCCACCCAATAGCAGGTTGGTTTTACGATGATACAGCAGCTTAATATGTAATGGATTTGCATCAGGATAATACCCTGCATGATCAGTGCTCTTTCTTGAAATTGTTTGATAGGGTATTTGTAATTTTGTCGCCTCCGCTTCTGTTAATCCCGTTCTGGCTAATGTTATATCAAAAAATTTGAGAATGGAAGTTCCAACTATCCCTTTAAATGTTATTGGATTACCCGCCATATTCGCACCAGCAATCCGACCTTGCTTATTAGCTGTCGTTCCAAGCGGTATATAATCTTCCAGCTGTTTTATCATATGATAATCTGTCGCACAATCGCCAGCTGCATAAATATTAGCCACAGAACTCTGCATATAAGCATTCACACGAATTGCTCCAGCTTCATTACATTGGATATTTGAATTCACTATAAACTCTGTATTTGGCTTGACGCCGGCACTAATTAGCACCAGATCAGCATTGTATTGAGCTTTATCAGTGATAACCTTCTGCACTCGCTGGCTTCCGCTGAAACCGATGACCTCTTCCGCTAATGTGACTTCTACATTATGCTTTAGTGCCTCCTCTTCTATAAGCTTAGCCATTTCATTATCGAAAATACTGGCAAGCTGGTCTCCTCGTTGAATTAACCTAACTTTCTTGCCAAGCGAAGTAAAGACTTCTGCCATTTCCAATCCAATATAGCCACCACCAACAATCGTTACCTGCTTCACTTCCTCTGATAAATCGGCCATAATAGCTTCTGTATTAGGAATTGTTTTTAAACAGTGAATCCCTGCCAGATTAATTCCGTCCCATTCTGGTCTAACCGGATCTGCACCAGTAGCTATCAATAAACGATCATATGTTATCTCTTGCTCGCTTTTTTGATCCCGATACCGAACTGTCTGACTTGAGGCATCAATATCGGTAACTTCTGTATGTATTCTAGCATCAATTCCGTATTTATTACGAAACGTCTCGACTGAACGCGCAATGACTGATTCAGTCGATGTGACAAGGCCATTGATAACATATGGCAAGCCACACTGACCATAAGAATAATCAGCACCTCGTTCTAACACCGTTATATCAGCTTTTTTATCCGTTCGAACGATTTCCATAGCTGCACTCATTCCAGCTGCGACACCACCAATAATCACATATTTCATTTCCATTACCTCCTCTATTAGAGATGTTCCCCAAAGAAGGATATTTTAAGCGTTGTAATCATTGTCAGATCTTACAGATGAGTGAACAATCAAAAAATTTGGTTGTTGGCGAATCTTTTGGTACTTATCAGGAAATTGTTGTTTAAAGACATCCGTTGGCACTGGTTCAATGATCTGATCAAGCTTGAAATATCTAAGCGTGTCATTCATTACTCGCTGGAAAGGTCTTCGATACATTGGAACCTGGAAGGACTTCCCTTGCTTCATCCATTGATCGATGTATGGCTCTACTGAAAAATAGTCTGGTTGATCCACTAAATGAAGATCTGTTAAAGGGTGGTGGATCGAATATAAAAGTTGTCCACCAGGTTTTAATATCCGAGAGAATTCTTGAAATGTTGGTTGCCATTCTTCCAAATAATGAAGTGTTAATGAACTTATCACTTAATCAAAACAATCATTCTCAAAAGGCAGCGGCTCGGCTAAACTCAATTGGCGAATATCTGCTTGATCACCAACTCGTCTTTTTGCTGCTTCTATCATTTGTTTACTGATATCAATCGCAGTTACGTTTGCACCACGTTGCAATAATTCGTTTGTATACCAGCCTGCCGCACACCCTGCATCTAAAACTTTGAGACCGTTCATTTTCATTGGTAATACATTCATCATTGCCGGGCGTTCATATTCGGCATTGTATAGACTGTCAGTATCGACCGATGTTTCATAAATACTAGCTAACTGGTCAAAAAC is a genomic window of Gracilibacillus salinarum containing:
- a CDS encoding DUF2515 family protein yields the protein MAIIKPSIPLPYPLNSIKKRLQNKKSYYVIKDQLSEDEHELMSQILCETRHGNRNNITRTDAYLRFYLQFPEIEWSFLAHMVSRNAGWNMTDLKGGLLPKLLTNEQQQYFFHFLERSNWLIFQDAYPQLRLYEASIRLGKNMFYLLPLFGVSYFMKVIWDYFYEDRQRSLITTALIINEQNYIENRVIHNPQYAKTNMEALEFIGQQMMQMNQIMFPFKEESRVRLVGLNVYHFESLTKRINIGKQLYQVLFHPNYYPAIYQFALTTRHSGSRQDYWPSLFHETQHVPLKRIKVKAPGNWWLKPLFSPKLRDVWTDIHHPNSENEDWYTDWRTVYLLDKINAPKNPDILTAYHHTLVKLQLAVKIKEWIGE
- a CDS encoding 5-methyltetrahydropteroyltriglutamate--homocysteine S-methyltransferase — encoded protein: MATKTVTAPFRADHVGSLLRPESLLTARKSFQDGNISALQLRELENKEIAHIVDKQIEVGLELVSDGEFRRRFWHTDFLEHLNGIEGYVPEVGYIFNGNEETERYNIRNNGKISFNQDHPFLQDFKEFNEIVNGRAVAKQTIPSPNQLFNIGIRNETIYPDIEDFASDIIQAYRDAIKAFYDLGVRYLQFDDVYIAGLSSPDIPFNDGAYDRDYLIDLALRVVNGVLEDKPEDLVVTTHLCRGNYRSNWAFSGSYDLIAPTLFAKEKVDGFFLEYDDERSGGFKPLDYIPDGGARVVLGLFTSKTGDLEDKEQIKARVGEAAKYVPLEQICLSPQCGFASTHHGNKLTEEDQWNKLKYIVEVTKEIWN
- a CDS encoding CoA-disulfide reductase, with amino-acid sequence MKYVIIGGVAAGMSAAMEIVRTDKKADITVLERGADYSYGQCGLPYVINGLVTSTESVIARSVETFRNKYGIDARIHTEVTDIDASSQTVRYRDQKSEQEITYDRLLIATGADPVRPEWDGINLAGIHCLKTIPNTEAIMADLSEEVKQVTIVGGGYIGLEMAEVFTSLGKKVRLIQRGDQLASIFDNEMAKLIEEEALKHNVEVTLAEEVIGFSGSQRVQKVITDKAQYNADLVLISAGVKPNTEFIVNSNIQCNEAGAIRVNAYMQSSVANIYAAGDCATDYHMIKQLEDYIPLGTTANKQGRIAGANMAGNPITFKGIVGTSILKFFDITLARTGLTEAEATKLQIPYQTISRKSTDHAGYYPDANPLHIKLLYHRKTNLLLGGQVISKKGADKRIDVLATALYNRMTVQELQDLDLSYAPPYNSVWDPIQQISRRT
- a CDS encoding metallophosphoesterase yields the protein MKNRKMHVILLIITGCMLAIVVGCKVYYDTNVLKLAKIELSNEKLDRNQSLQILQISDLHNKQFGEGNQVLLEKVAQLAPDIVVLTGDIVDRSTDNIKDVLSFVNQLSAGNSHVFYVSGNHDWDNPLHESLFSGLREAGAKILNNRSVQIPLDQFTIQLAGVVDLSTGKSNIDDAAEDLDHQIFTVLLSHTPPVNQGPLPNGIDLILSGHTHGGQIRLPFIGAVVAPDQGFFPTYDQGLFKLSEHQLLYIDSGIGTSMLPIRFLNQSQITLITVSGVGGE